In one window of Candidatus Palauibacter australiensis DNA:
- a CDS encoding SRPBCC domain-containing protein, whose amino-acid sequence MTIDPARTVRLSRVIAAAPETVFRAWTDPKLVVRWHGPRGGRILGYERDLVEGGAFTLRMEVEGGKIYQVFGTYREVDFPRRLVYTWDLEEAEDWVGETLVTVEFLPEGEATRIVLTHEGFPTAEDTEGPRGGWAGCLEALELLFA is encoded by the coding sequence ATGACGATCGATCCTGCACGGACGGTCCGCCTCTCGAGAGTGATCGCGGCCGCCCCCGAGACGGTGTTCCGGGCCTGGACCGACCCGAAGCTGGTGGTGCGCTGGCACGGCCCGCGCGGCGGCAGGATCCTCGGCTACGAGCGCGATCTTGTCGAAGGCGGGGCGTTCACGCTTCGCATGGAGGTGGAGGGAGGGAAGATCTACCAAGTGTTCGGCACGTACCGGGAGGTCGATTTCCCTCGGCGGCTCGTCTACACGTGGGACCTGGAAGAGGCGGAGGACTGGGTCGGGGAAACCCTGGTGACGGTCGAGTTTCTACCCGAGGGGGAGGCGACGCGAATCGTCCTCACTCACGAGGGCTTCCCGACGGCGGAGGACACGGAAGGCCCCCGCGGCGGCTGGGCCGGATGCCTGGAGGCCCTGGAACTCCTGTTCGCTTGA
- a CDS encoding metalloregulator ArsR/SmtB family transcription factor — protein sequence MVTFSRQLDATFRALSDPTRRAILARLSEGEATVGELAAPFDVSRPAISKHLRVLERAGLVDRTRDGRTSRCALDARPMREAADWVATYREFWEAELDALASYFESGESA from the coding sequence ATGGTTACCTTTTCTCGACAGCTGGACGCGACCTTCCGGGCGCTGTCCGATCCGACCCGGCGGGCGATCCTGGCGCGCCTCTCCGAGGGAGAAGCGACGGTCGGCGAACTGGCGGCGCCGTTCGACGTGTCGCGGCCGGCGATCTCGAAACACCTGCGGGTGCTGGAGCGGGCGGGGCTTGTCGACCGGACGCGCGACGGACGCACGAGCCGCTGTGCGCTCGACGCCCGACCGATGCGGGAAGCCGCGGACTGGGTCGCGACATACCGGGAGTTCTGGGAGGCCGAGCTCGACGCGCTGGCCTCCTATTTCGAGTCAGGAGAATCCGCATGA